A single region of the Nocardioides aurantiacus genome encodes:
- a CDS encoding thioesterase family protein — translation MSTLPSYAEIAALPSYSERPVPVAFEDINGHMNVRYYLGIASEGLDEALTEVGIPTNWADKGFAIFSAEHHLTYVAELLTGDTVSVRVLLVGRSERALHLVVYLLDDTHEQISCIVEEICLHMDMSTRTTSPWPEEVASQIDARVAEHQALSVEPTLSGSMSLR, via the coding sequence GTGAGCACACTGCCGTCGTACGCCGAGATCGCCGCCCTCCCGTCCTACAGCGAGCGCCCCGTGCCGGTCGCCTTCGAGGACATCAACGGCCACATGAACGTCCGCTACTACCTCGGCATCGCCAGCGAGGGCCTCGACGAGGCGCTGACCGAGGTCGGCATCCCCACCAACTGGGCCGACAAGGGCTTCGCGATCTTCTCCGCCGAGCACCACCTGACCTACGTCGCCGAGCTGCTGACCGGCGACACGGTCTCGGTGCGCGTGCTGCTGGTCGGCCGCTCCGAGCGGGCCCTGCACCTCGTGGTCTACCTGCTCGACGACACCCACGAGCAGATCAGCTGCATCGTGGAGGAGATCTGCCTCCACATGGACATGAGCACCCGGACGACCTCGCCGTGGCCCGAGGAGGTCGCCTCCCAGATCGACGCCCGCGTCGCCGAGCACCAGGCGCTGAGCGTGGAGCCGACGCTGTCGGGGTCGATGTCGCTGCGCTGA
- a CDS encoding SAM-dependent methyltransferase has product MAELLPTLSRLRAEILDDEHLVRALATGRRRGQEPPRFKRVELRYVDLKGGRHLQVVAYDETQAHTSNHAGTAAEEALDDLLGQAWGNWHVDTDQRTHQLRVTKKGEALLHTTERAEPVAPERGHDHAKQRLLPEDHPVLRALGISDAHGRVKPSRQAKYRQVEELVRALDAAVAEGHRAGTLRTPTPEDPLRVVDLGCGNAYLTFAAHAWLARSMPVRLTGVDVKEQSRRHNAEVAASLGVADQVDFVQAGIDDVELPQPPDVVLALHACDTATDDALARAVRWEADLVLAAPCCHHDVSAQLRQQPTPPGYDMLTRDGILRERLADTLTDALRASLLRLEGYRVEVAEFVDSAHTPRNTLLRAVRVRGGARPASSEYDDLVATWHLRPALAERLGRGSG; this is encoded by the coding sequence ATGGCCGAGCTGCTCCCCACGCTGTCCCGCCTCCGGGCCGAGATCCTCGACGACGAGCACCTCGTCCGGGCCCTGGCCACCGGGCGTCGCCGCGGGCAGGAGCCGCCGCGGTTCAAGCGCGTCGAGCTGCGCTACGTCGACCTCAAGGGCGGGCGCCACCTCCAGGTCGTGGCGTACGACGAGACGCAGGCCCACACCAGCAACCACGCCGGCACGGCGGCCGAGGAGGCCCTCGACGACCTGCTGGGCCAGGCCTGGGGCAACTGGCACGTCGACACCGACCAGCGCACCCACCAGCTGCGCGTGACCAAGAAGGGCGAGGCGCTGCTGCACACCACCGAGCGCGCCGAGCCCGTGGCGCCCGAGCGCGGCCACGACCACGCCAAGCAGCGGCTGCTGCCCGAGGACCACCCGGTGCTGCGCGCGCTCGGCATCTCCGACGCGCACGGGCGGGTCAAGCCGTCGCGGCAGGCGAAGTACCGCCAGGTCGAGGAGCTGGTCCGCGCCCTCGACGCCGCCGTGGCCGAGGGCCACCGGGCCGGCACGCTGCGCACGCCCACGCCCGAGGACCCGCTGCGCGTGGTCGACCTCGGCTGCGGCAACGCCTACCTCACCTTCGCCGCCCACGCCTGGCTCGCCCGGTCGATGCCGGTGCGGCTGACCGGTGTCGACGTCAAGGAGCAGTCGCGTCGCCACAACGCCGAGGTGGCGGCCTCGCTCGGCGTCGCCGACCAGGTCGACTTCGTGCAGGCCGGCATCGACGACGTCGAGCTGCCGCAGCCGCCGGACGTCGTGCTCGCGCTGCACGCCTGCGACACCGCCACCGACGACGCGCTCGCCCGGGCGGTGCGCTGGGAGGCCGACCTCGTCCTCGCCGCGCCCTGCTGCCACCACGACGTCTCCGCCCAGCTGCGGCAGCAGCCCACGCCGCCCGGCTACGACATGCTCACCCGCGACGGCATCCTCCGCGAGCGGCTGGCCGACACCCTCACCGACGCGCTGCGCGCCTCGCTGCTGCGGCTCGAGGGCTACCGCGTCGAGGTCGCGGAGTTCGTCGACAGCGCCCACACGCCGCGCAACACGCTGCTGCGGGCGGTCCGGGTGCGTGGCGGCGCCCGGCCGGCCTCCTCGGAGTACGACGACCTCGTCGCCACCTGGCACCTCCGCCCCGCGCTCGCCGAGCGGCTGGGTCGTGGGTCGGGCTGA
- the serC gene encoding phosphoserine transaminase, which translates to MVDLVIPQDLLPADGRFGSGPSKVPDGALDRLAASGRTLMGTSHRQAPVRALVGRVREGLGALLGLPDGYEVVLGNGGSTVFWDVATFGLVRRRSQHLVFGEFSQKFADATAAAPFLDQPDVVRADPGSLATPHEADVDAYAWPHNETSTGVMAPVRRVADDGSLVLVDATSGAGGLPVDLAETDVYYLAPQKGLAADGGLWLATFSPAAIDRAAELAGERWVPASLDLPTAIENSRKDQTYNTPAIATLFLVAEQLEWMLAQGGLEAMVARTTASSEALYGWAEASSYAAPFVADPAHRSLVVGTVDLDDSVDAAVVSAVLRAHGVVDTEPYRKLGRNQLRIAMFPAVDPADVAALTRCVDHVVERL; encoded by the coding sequence GTGGTCGACCTCGTCATCCCCCAGGACCTGCTGCCCGCCGACGGACGGTTCGGCTCGGGCCCCTCCAAGGTCCCCGACGGCGCGCTGGACCGGCTCGCCGCCTCCGGCCGCACCCTGATGGGCACCTCCCACCGCCAGGCGCCGGTGCGCGCCCTGGTCGGCCGGGTCCGCGAGGGGCTCGGGGCGTTGCTGGGGCTGCCCGACGGCTACGAGGTGGTCCTCGGCAACGGCGGGTCGACGGTGTTCTGGGACGTCGCGACCTTCGGGCTCGTACGCCGCCGCAGCCAGCACCTCGTCTTCGGCGAGTTCAGCCAGAAGTTCGCCGACGCCACCGCGGCCGCCCCGTTCCTCGACCAGCCCGACGTCGTCCGGGCCGACCCGGGCTCGCTCGCGACCCCCCACGAGGCCGACGTCGACGCCTACGCCTGGCCCCACAACGAGACCTCCACCGGCGTGATGGCGCCCGTGCGCCGCGTCGCCGACGACGGCTCGCTCGTCCTGGTCGACGCCACCTCCGGCGCCGGTGGGCTGCCCGTCGACCTCGCCGAGACCGACGTCTACTACCTCGCCCCGCAGAAGGGCCTCGCCGCCGACGGCGGCCTGTGGCTGGCCACCTTCTCCCCCGCCGCGATCGACCGGGCCGCCGAGCTCGCCGGGGAGCGCTGGGTCCCGGCCTCGCTCGACCTGCCGACCGCGATCGAGAACTCCCGCAAGGACCAGACCTACAACACCCCCGCCATCGCCACGCTGTTCCTGGTCGCCGAGCAGCTGGAGTGGATGCTCGCCCAGGGCGGGCTGGAGGCGATGGTGGCGCGCACGACGGCGTCGTCGGAGGCGCTCTACGGCTGGGCCGAGGCCTCGTCGTACGCCGCCCCGTTCGTCGCCGACCCGGCCCACCGCAGCCTGGTCGTCGGCACCGTCGACCTCGACGACTCCGTCGACGCCGCCGTGGTCTCGGCGGTGCTGCGCGCCCACGGCGTCGTCGACACCGAGCCCTACCGCAAGCTCGGGCGCAACCAACTGCGGATCGCGATGTTCCCCGCAGTCGACCCCGCCGACGTCGCGGCCCTCACGCGCTGCGTCGACCACGTGGTCGAGCGGCTCTAG
- a CDS encoding GNAT family N-acetyltransferase — protein MCPVPGFEVVRRSFTHPDSQRLVEEVQQEYVVRYGGPDLTPLDASYFEPPLGSFFVGYLDGEPVATGAWRRRTDVAYAGTTATAEIKRMYVVEGARGRGLARAVLAHLERTAHEAGAEVMVLETGEKQPEAIALYESSGYREIPGFGFYADAPLSRCYARPLGERAAWDAAAPTFDDEPDHGLRDPAVREAWRTLLLGALPPAPARVADLGCGTGTLSALLAAEGYAVTGVDFAPAMVERALAAGVDARTGDAADPPLDAASYDVVLCRHVLWALPDPATALRRWVSLLVPGGRLVLVEGRWHTGSGLAMAECVELVRAVAPSLGARLLDDPALWGGPTTDERYLVVGRVG, from the coding sequence GTGTGCCCCGTGCCCGGCTTCGAGGTCGTCCGTCGCAGCTTCACCCACCCCGACTCGCAGCGGCTGGTCGAGGAGGTGCAGCAGGAGTACGTCGTCCGCTACGGCGGTCCCGACCTGACCCCGCTGGACGCGTCGTACTTCGAGCCGCCGCTCGGCTCGTTCTTCGTCGGCTACCTCGACGGCGAGCCCGTCGCGACCGGCGCGTGGCGGCGCCGCACCGACGTGGCGTACGCCGGGACCACCGCCACGGCCGAGATCAAGCGGATGTACGTCGTCGAGGGCGCCCGCGGCCGCGGCCTGGCCAGGGCGGTGCTCGCCCACCTCGAGCGCACCGCGCACGAGGCCGGCGCCGAGGTGATGGTGCTGGAGACCGGCGAGAAGCAGCCGGAGGCGATCGCGCTCTACGAGTCCAGCGGCTACCGCGAGATCCCCGGCTTCGGCTTCTACGCCGACGCGCCGCTGTCGCGCTGCTACGCCCGGCCGCTGGGGGAGCGGGCCGCCTGGGACGCCGCGGCCCCGACCTTCGACGACGAGCCCGACCACGGGCTGCGCGACCCGGCCGTGCGGGAGGCCTGGCGCACGCTGCTGCTGGGGGCGCTCCCGCCGGCGCCGGCGCGGGTGGCCGACCTCGGCTGCGGCACCGGCACGCTGAGCGCGCTGCTGGCCGCCGAGGGGTACGCCGTCACCGGCGTCGACTTCGCTCCGGCGATGGTCGAGCGGGCGCTCGCGGCCGGGGTGGACGCCCGCACCGGCGACGCCGCGGACCCGCCGCTCGACGCCGCGTCGTACGACGTGGTGCTGTGCCGGCACGTCCTCTGGGCCCTCCCCGACCCCGCGACCGCACTGCGTCGCTGGGTCTCGCTGCTCGTGCCGGGCGGCCGGCTGGTGCTCGTCGAGGGGCGCTGGCACACCGGCTCCGGGCTGGCGATGGCCGAGTGCGTCGAGCTGGTCCGCGCGGTCGCCCCGTCGCTCGGCGCACGGCTGCTCGACGACCCGGCGCTGTGGGGCGGGCCGACGACCGACGAGCGCTACCTCGTCGTCGGTCGGGTGGGCTGA
- a CDS encoding NAD(P)-dependent alcohol dehydrogenase, which produces MSETSTTSTGGHTAHALVTQGASQSFERSTIERRAPRAHDVVIDIKFAGICHSDIHQGREEWGPALFPMVPGHEIAGIVAEVGSEVSKYSVGDRVGVGCFVDSCRECENCKAGDEQYCLKGEVPTYNGKEYDGEPTFGGYSTSIVVDENYVLGIPEGVELDVAAPLLCAGITLYSPLHHWEAGPGKKVAIIGMGGLGHMGVKIAAALGAEVTVLSQTTSKEEDGKRFGAHHYYATKEEETFEKLAGHFDLIVNTVSADLPIDKYLGLLGLNGTLVHVGIPEGDSSYQAFSLAGMRRSMAGSKIGGIRETQEMLDFCAKHGLGAEVEVIGVDDVDKAWDRVVDSDVRYRFVIDTSTFGAGAA; this is translated from the coding sequence ATGAGTGAAACGTCTACTACTTCCACCGGCGGTCACACCGCCCACGCCCTGGTCACCCAGGGCGCCTCCCAGTCCTTCGAGCGCAGCACCATCGAGCGCCGCGCCCCCCGCGCCCACGACGTCGTCATCGACATCAAGTTCGCCGGCATCTGCCACTCCGACATCCACCAGGGTCGCGAGGAGTGGGGCCCGGCCCTGTTCCCGATGGTCCCCGGCCACGAGATCGCCGGCATCGTCGCCGAGGTCGGCTCCGAGGTCAGCAAGTACTCCGTCGGCGACCGCGTCGGCGTCGGCTGCTTCGTCGACTCCTGCCGCGAGTGCGAGAACTGCAAGGCGGGCGACGAGCAGTACTGCCTCAAGGGCGAGGTCCCGACGTACAACGGCAAGGAGTACGACGGCGAGCCCACCTTCGGTGGCTACAGCACCTCGATCGTCGTCGACGAGAACTACGTGCTCGGCATCCCCGAGGGCGTCGAGCTCGACGTCGCCGCCCCCCTGCTGTGCGCCGGCATCACGCTCTACTCCCCGCTGCACCACTGGGAGGCCGGCCCCGGCAAGAAGGTCGCCATCATCGGCATGGGCGGCCTGGGCCACATGGGCGTCAAGATCGCCGCGGCGCTCGGCGCCGAGGTCACCGTCCTCTCGCAGACCACCTCCAAGGAGGAGGACGGCAAGCGGTTCGGCGCGCACCACTACTACGCCACCAAGGAGGAGGAGACCTTCGAGAAGCTCGCGGGTCACTTCGACCTGATCGTCAACACGGTCTCCGCCGACCTGCCGATCGACAAGTACCTCGGCCTGCTCGGCCTCAACGGCACCCTGGTGCACGTCGGCATCCCCGAGGGCGACAGCTCCTACCAGGCGTTCTCGCTCGCCGGCATGCGCCGCAGCATGGCCGGCTCCAAGATCGGCGGCATCCGCGAGACCCAGGAGATGCTCGACTTCTGCGCCAAGCACGGCCTGGGCGCCGAGGTCGAGGTCATCGGTGTCGACGACGTCGACAAGGCCTGGGACCGCGTCGTCGACTCCGACGTGCGCTACCGGTTCGTCATCGACACCTCGACGTTCGGGGCCGGGGCGGCCTGA
- a CDS encoding citrate synthase 2, translated as MTEVHHGLEGVVAFETQIAEPDKEGSALRYRGVDIEEIVGRIPFEKVWGLLIDGAYDPGLPPAEPYNLPIHTGDVRADVQAGVAMLAPMLGMKQTYDISDEQARTDLSRIAVMVLSYAAQSARGIGQPIVPQSEVDTGTTLAEKFLIRWKGEADPKHVKAIDAYWSSAAEHGMNASTFTARVITSTGADVAAAFSGAIGAMSGPLHGGAPARVLTMIEDVEKSGDATAYVKKLLDDGERLMGFGHRVYRAEDPRARVLRRTAKELNAPRYEVAEQLEQAALAELRERRPDRVLETNVEFWAAIVLDFAEVPAPMFTSMFTCARTGGWSAHILEQKTTGRLIRPSAIYAGPGERAASSIEGWNEAWGDTSADEELVV; from the coding sequence ATGACTGAGGTGCACCACGGGCTCGAGGGCGTCGTCGCCTTCGAGACCCAGATCGCGGAACCCGACAAGGAAGGCTCGGCGCTGCGCTACCGCGGCGTCGACATCGAGGAGATCGTCGGGAGGATCCCGTTCGAGAAGGTCTGGGGGCTGCTCATCGACGGCGCCTACGACCCCGGGCTGCCGCCGGCCGAGCCCTACAACCTGCCCATCCACACCGGTGACGTGCGCGCCGACGTGCAGGCCGGCGTCGCGATGCTCGCGCCGATGCTGGGGATGAAGCAGACCTACGACATCAGCGACGAGCAGGCGCGCACCGACCTGTCGCGGATCGCGGTGATGGTGCTGTCCTACGCCGCCCAGTCCGCGCGCGGCATCGGCCAGCCCATCGTCCCGCAGAGCGAGGTCGACACCGGCACCACGCTGGCGGAGAAGTTCCTGATCCGCTGGAAGGGCGAGGCCGACCCCAAGCACGTCAAGGCGATCGACGCCTACTGGAGCTCCGCGGCCGAGCACGGCATGAACGCCTCCACCTTCACCGCGCGCGTCATCACCTCCACCGGTGCCGACGTCGCGGCCGCGTTCTCCGGCGCCATCGGCGCCATGAGCGGTCCGCTGCACGGCGGTGCCCCGGCCCGCGTGCTGACGATGATCGAGGACGTCGAGAAGAGCGGCGACGCGACGGCGTACGTCAAGAAGCTGCTCGACGACGGTGAGCGGCTGATGGGCTTCGGCCACCGCGTCTACCGCGCCGAGGACCCGCGCGCCCGCGTGCTGCGACGCACGGCCAAGGAGCTCAACGCGCCGCGCTACGAGGTCGCCGAGCAGCTGGAGCAGGCCGCCCTGGCCGAGCTGCGCGAGCGGCGTCCCGACCGCGTGCTGGAGACCAACGTGGAGTTCTGGGCGGCCATCGTCCTGGACTTCGCCGAGGTGCCGGCACCGATGTTCACCTCGATGTTCACCTGTGCGCGCACCGGTGGCTGGTCGGCGCACATCCTGGAGCAGAAGACGACCGGCCGACTCATCCGCCCCTCGGCGATCTACGCCGGTCCGGGCGAGCGTGCCGCCAGCTCGATCGAGGGCTGGAACGAGGCCTGGGGCGACACCTCGGCCGACGAGGAGCTCGTCGTCTGA
- the pdxH gene encoding pyridoxamine 5'-phosphate oxidase encodes MTTPQDPAADRLAALRQEYGDTGIEPEDLPADPVAAVRRWLDEAVEAGLHEPNAVVVATVGADGLPAARTVLLKGLDDTGFVFYTNYDSRKGRELESSGRAALLFPWHDLQRQVRVEGAVERVPPAESAAYFAQRPRGSQLGAWASPQSDPVASRAELDERYAAAEARFEGQDVPVPPHWGGYRVAPEVVELWQGRSGRMHDRLVYRRSPGEGWTLERLAP; translated from the coding sequence ATGACGACCCCGCAGGACCCTGCAGCGGACCGGCTCGCCGCGCTGCGCCAGGAGTACGGCGACACCGGCATCGAGCCCGAGGACCTGCCCGCCGACCCGGTCGCCGCCGTGCGCCGCTGGCTCGACGAGGCGGTCGAGGCCGGGCTCCACGAGCCCAACGCCGTCGTCGTGGCCACCGTCGGCGCCGACGGCCTCCCGGCCGCGCGCACCGTCCTGCTGAAGGGGCTCGACGACACGGGCTTCGTGTTCTACACCAACTACGACTCCCGCAAGGGTCGCGAGCTCGAGTCCTCGGGCCGGGCGGCGCTGCTGTTCCCCTGGCACGACCTGCAGCGCCAGGTCCGTGTCGAGGGCGCCGTCGAGCGGGTCCCGCCGGCCGAGAGCGCGGCGTACTTCGCCCAGCGGCCCCGCGGCTCCCAGCTCGGCGCCTGGGCCTCGCCGCAGAGCGACCCCGTCGCCTCGCGGGCCGAGCTCGACGAGCGGTACGCCGCGGCCGAGGCCCGCTTCGAGGGCCAGGACGTGCCCGTGCCGCCGCACTGGGGCGGCTACCGCGTCGCCCCGGAGGTGGTCGAGCTGTGGCAGGGCCGGTCGGGCCGGATGCACGACCGGCTGGTCTACCGCCGGTCGCCGGGGGAGGGCTGGACGCTCGAGCGCCTCGCCCCCTGA
- a CDS encoding TetR/AcrR family transcriptional regulator: MTPRATPMAPDERRAAIVTAVAPLVLEHGRMPSTREIAQAAGVAEGTIYRVFEDKDALLHAVLEEVLRPPDSADHLVEQMAALPGLATRLLALAERSQARMREVHATLMVMRPLMEQASHRGPGLSPPRFLVEANEALMDRLTRVFELSADELAVSPLVAATAFRALMLGAHSPGMPTPSPLTPEVVTQLLLDGLARREARVDVGGA; encoded by the coding sequence GTGACTCCCCGCGCGACGCCGATGGCCCCCGACGAGCGACGGGCGGCCATCGTGACCGCCGTGGCGCCCCTGGTGCTCGAGCACGGCCGGATGCCCAGCACCCGCGAGATCGCGCAGGCGGCCGGTGTCGCCGAGGGCACCATCTACCGCGTCTTCGAGGACAAGGACGCGCTGCTGCACGCCGTGCTCGAGGAGGTGCTGCGCCCGCCCGACTCGGCCGACCACCTCGTCGAGCAGATGGCGGCGCTGCCGGGCCTGGCCACCCGGCTGCTGGCGCTGGCCGAGCGCTCGCAGGCCCGGATGCGCGAGGTGCACGCCACCTTGATGGTGATGCGCCCGCTGATGGAGCAGGCCTCCCACCGCGGTCCCGGGCTCAGCCCGCCCCGCTTCCTGGTCGAGGCCAACGAGGCGCTGATGGACCGGCTCACCCGCGTCTTCGAGCTCTCCGCCGACGAGCTGGCGGTGTCCCCGCTCGTCGCCGCGACGGCGTTCCGGGCCCTCATGCTCGGCGCCCACAGCCCGGGGATGCCCACCCCGTCCCCGCTGACCCCCGAGGTGGTCACGCAGCTGCTGCTGGACGGGCTCGCCCGGCGCGAGGCCCGGGTCGACGTGGGCGGGGCCTGA
- a CDS encoding ABC transporter ATP-binding protein has product MLLRLVRTRLRPYATWLGAVVLLQLVGTMAALYLPSLNADVIDRGVAVGDTAYVVRTGGVMLGVALLQVVCSVAAVWFSARTAMSFGRDVRREIFHRVGSFSQREVTRFGAPSLITRETNDVQQVQMLVLMSCTLMVTAPIMMVGGVVMAMREDLGLSWLLAVAVPVLVLVIGLVIRQMVPSFRAMQERIDEVNRLLREQITGVRVVRAFVREPYETQRFATANRDLTDVSVRAGRWLAAMFPAVMLVANVSSVAVLWFGGHRVEDGQMQVGALTAYLAYLMQILMSVMMGTFMLMMVPRSAVCADRIMEVLDTESSVVPPADPVRELTEPGTLRFEHVGFRYPGAAEPVVRDVSFEAHPGQVVAMIGSTGAGKTTMVGLVPRLVDATEGRVLVGGVDVRRLDPDLLHAEIGLVPQQAWLFSGTVRSNLAYGRPDATEAELWEALDTAQARDFVEALPEGLDAPVSQGGTNLSGGQRQRLSIARALVRRPRIYLFDDSFSALDLATDARLRAALRPVTREATMLVVAQRVSSIRDADVVLVVEDGAVVGRGTHDELLRDCPTYQEIVSSQLGAEAVA; this is encoded by the coding sequence ATGCTGCTGCGGCTCGTGCGCACCCGGCTGCGCCCCTACGCCACGTGGCTGGGCGCCGTCGTGCTGCTGCAGCTGGTGGGCACCATGGCGGCGCTCTACCTGCCCAGCCTCAACGCCGACGTCATCGACCGGGGCGTGGCGGTCGGCGACACGGCGTACGTCGTGCGCACGGGTGGGGTGATGCTCGGGGTGGCGCTGCTCCAGGTGGTCTGCTCGGTCGCCGCTGTGTGGTTCTCGGCGCGGACCGCGATGAGCTTCGGGCGCGACGTGCGCCGCGAGATCTTCCACCGCGTGGGCAGCTTCTCGCAACGGGAGGTGACCCGCTTCGGCGCGCCGTCGCTGATCACCCGCGAGACCAACGACGTGCAGCAGGTGCAGATGCTGGTGCTGATGAGCTGCACGCTCATGGTGACCGCGCCGATCATGATGGTCGGCGGCGTGGTGATGGCGATGCGCGAGGACCTCGGGCTGTCCTGGCTGCTCGCCGTCGCGGTGCCCGTGCTGGTGCTGGTGATCGGCCTGGTCATCCGGCAGATGGTGCCGAGCTTCCGTGCGATGCAGGAGCGCATCGACGAGGTCAACCGGCTGCTGCGCGAGCAGATCACCGGCGTGCGCGTGGTGCGGGCGTTCGTCCGCGAGCCCTACGAGACGCAGCGCTTCGCCACCGCCAACCGCGACCTCACCGACGTCTCGGTCCGGGCGGGCCGCTGGCTGGCCGCGATGTTCCCCGCGGTGATGCTCGTCGCCAACGTCTCCTCGGTCGCGGTGCTGTGGTTCGGCGGCCACCGGGTCGAGGACGGCCAGATGCAGGTGGGGGCGCTGACGGCCTACCTCGCCTACCTGATGCAGATCCTGATGTCGGTGATGATGGGCACCTTCATGCTGATGATGGTGCCGCGCTCGGCCGTGTGCGCCGACCGGATCATGGAGGTGCTCGACACCGAGTCGTCCGTGGTGCCCCCGGCCGACCCCGTGCGCGAGCTCACCGAGCCCGGCACGCTGCGGTTCGAGCACGTCGGCTTCCGCTATCCCGGAGCAGCGGAGCCGGTGGTCCGCGACGTCTCGTTCGAGGCCCACCCGGGCCAGGTGGTGGCGATGATCGGCTCGACCGGGGCCGGCAAGACCACGATGGTCGGGCTGGTGCCGCGGCTGGTCGACGCCACCGAGGGTCGGGTGCTGGTCGGCGGGGTCGACGTACGCCGCCTCGACCCCGACCTGCTGCACGCCGAGATCGGGCTGGTGCCCCAGCAGGCGTGGCTGTTCTCCGGCACCGTGCGCTCCAACCTCGCCTACGGCCGACCCGACGCCACCGAGGCCGAGCTGTGGGAGGCGCTGGACACCGCCCAGGCCCGCGACTTCGTGGAGGCGCTGCCGGAGGGCCTGGACGCCCCGGTCTCGCAGGGCGGCACCAACCTCAGCGGCGGCCAGCGCCAGCGGCTCTCGATCGCCCGCGCCCTGGTGCGACGGCCGCGCATCTACCTCTTCGACGACTCCTTCAGCGCCCTCGACCTCGCCACCGACGCCCGGCTGCGGGCCGCGCTGCGACCGGTGACGCGCGAGGCCACGATGCTCGTGGTGGCCCAGCGGGTCTCCAGCATCCGTGACGCCGACGTCGTCCTCGTGGTCGAGGACGGCGCCGTGGTCGGCCGCGGCACCCACGACGAGCTGCTCCGGGACTGCCCGACCTACCAGGAGATCGTCTCCTCCCAGCTCGGTGCGGAGGCAGTGGCATGA